The DNA region AAAGCCGCCTTTTTGTCAATGCTTTTTTATAAATAACGCATCAGGCCAGATTGTCATTTAAATCGCACATGACTGTAGAAAAAACCCAGAGCTGCGGTAATTTTTTGCACGGTAAAACTTTTCAAGTTGGTATGTTTTATTTGAAACCACCTTTAAAATCCGCTTGCTGGCACCGGCAGGCAACTCCTTGGGAAAAACTTAAAAACATACCCTTGAACTTCTCCAGGAATAGGAGGTGACGATCATGAAAAGGAGACCAAGGAAGTGGAAGAAAAAAGGAAGAATGAGGTGGAAGTGGATTAAAAAGAGAATAAGGCGCCTCAAGAGACAGCGCAGAAAAGAGCGCGGTCTGATCTGATTTCATTCTCTTTTTTGGTGATTCCAAGATGGACTTGATGGAACTCAGAAACTTTTCGCTCTCTTTGAACACTTCCCTTGGCAGGACCCTTATAATGGCCGATCCCCACCTCGGGTTTGAGCTCTCCCGCGGCCTCAGGATAAGAACCCGCTTTGAGGAAACCCTCTCTGAGTTCATCCTTCTGGAGGATCCCGAGTTGGTGATAATCTTAGGTGACCTAAAAGAGCCCCTTGGATTGAGCTTTGAAATGAAATCAGTTCTCAACCGTTTTTTCGAGAAAATCAGAGATTTTAACGTGGTGATAACAAAGGGGAATCACGACGGAAGACTGGAGGAAGTCACCCAAAAATTCCCCGGTGTGAAGATTGTCGACCACTTTCTGCTGGATGGTCTCCTTTTTTTACATGGACACAAGCAGTTGCCGGGCGTGGAGTTTTCCGAGGGCTATCTGGGCCACGTTCATCCTGCTTACACCTTTAAAGGGGTGACCGCGAAGAAAATCAAGGTATTCGTCCGTATCGGGAAGTTCCTGATATTCCCCACGATAAACCCGTTCCTGGAGGGACTGGACATAAGAAGTGGAATAAAATTAGTTCCCTTTCTAAGAGAAGCCAAGGACGCAGATCTGTTCCTCCCGGAGGGGGTATACATTGGAAAGGTTGAGCTGTAGAGAAATTAAGAAGGTGGGCCTCAAGCCCACCCGACCCGCTTTGATTTCAGCCCTGAAGAGGCCTATTTAACCCATCACGACGTGATTTATATCCATGGCCGCAATTTAAGCTTGTTTTGGGTTTAAGCTAACTGCATCAGGCATTAAGACGTCTAAGAACTGGTATTTAAGCTTTTCCATTTGAATTCTTCAAGGATCACCTTTGAACATTGGCGGTAATCCACTGGACATCCGGGATGTCCCCCTGAAAAACACCGGAGCATTGTAGATTATACAAACGAGAACTAAGCGCCTCGGAAAATCAATAAACGGGCAAAGTAATCACTCATCCTTGGCCTTGACCAGTATTATGTCCCCTATAGCAACAACTTGTTCATAGGGGATTCCCACTTTCTCTCCGGGGAGCGCGAGAGCGACCACTCTGCCCCTCCCGTCCTCTACCTCGATTAGGATCTCATCTACGTATCCAACGTAGTTTCCCTTCGTGTTGTATATCTGCTTCCCGTAAATCTTCGAGAGCCTCGTGACCATTTAAACCACCCATAGGATTCTGCTTTCAGGGATATTTAAGGTTTAGGTTTTTCCGGCTTCGTCGGGATCATGAGGGACAACGCCGCCGTGAGGAACGCCGCCATGGTTCCGATTATTCCAACGAATACAGTTCCTACCATGGTTTCAACGCTCTTGAGCAAGTCCAAAGCCCCTTCAACTGCTAAGGCCGTGGCAACGCCCCCAAAGTACACCGGGCCGGCAAGCAGTGCGTCGGTGACCCCCGTGGGGCGGTAGATTCCGAGGGCCAACACGGAGGTTAGTATCACGGCAAACAGCTTTGCCGCCGTGACCTCGGAGACTTCCGATATTAGGGTTACCGCAACGATGGCCATCATCCCGCCCAGGTATGCCACGGGGGAGGCCCTGAATTCCCATCCCCGCACCCCAAAGGCCGCGGCTCCAATCGCTAACCCCAGGAGGTAGAGGGCAAGCACTTCCTCAACAGGGGTCGTTTCAGGTATTAAGCGCAGGCTGGCCAGGAAAGTGATGAACACTCCAATTCCGGCGCCAGTAAGCAGTTTTCCGGCGGTTTTCCATCTCACTTTACTCACCCTCGGCAACGACCTTTATCTTCACCCTGTCCCCGTCCTTGAGTCCCAGGGAGTCTCTGAGGTTCACCGGGGCTATTACCTCTGCAATCCGCGGCGGGTGGACAGTTCTCGACGGTATCACTATCGCGCCCCCAATGCCGTTGATCCTGACTGGGTAAGCTTTAACGTCGCCGAACGTCCTTCCGTCCTTCACGAATCCGGGTATGAGGATGGGCCTCACACTGGCCAGTGCGTCGAAGATGGTTTTCGGGAATATGACGCGGACGTTGAGGGTCCCCGGATAGGGTTCAAAACCGAGGTACTCCTTTATTCTCTCGCTGTAGAGCTTTACGTAGTAAGACCCCTCGCCGAGTCCCGAGACGACCTCCCCCAGGATTACTCCTCCGTAGAGAACCTTCTCAAGCCTCTCACAGAGTTTTTCAAGGAAAGAAAGGCCCTTCTCGCTCACTTCGAGGTAGGTTTTTCTCCCTTCTACGTGCCGGGCTATCATTCCCTCCCTCTCCAGTTCATCAAGAACCCTCAGGACAGTTTGGGGTGAAACCGAGAACCTTTCGGCGAGCTCCCTCAGGGTGATCTCCCTTTTCTCGCCTACCGCTCCCATATCGGCTATCTCAATGAGAAGCAGGGTCTTTTCGAGCCTCATCTTCGGCACCCTTTGAAAACCTATCGGCCAGCTTAAGTGGTAACGGATAGCCGTCCAGGCTTAAAGCTTTAACTATCTCCACCGCCGAGGCCAGATCCACGAGGTGTCCAACGCTTACGTAGGCCTTTCCGACCCTGGCCCAGGAACCGGGTGGAGAACCCCTCAGGGGTTTTTTCGCGACGCCGATGGTTGGGATACCCAGCACGAGGCCGATGTGGGAGGCCAGGCCGTATCCCCTGGGATGCGCCTTCCCCTGCCCCTCAACGAGGAGCACGCCGGGTTTTTCTTTGCCTATCGCCATTATGGCCGGTTTGGTCTCGCGAAGAAAGAAGAAAGTCGGCACATAAGGGAAGGCAACTTCCGTCTCGACCGTTCTAAACCTCAAAAGCCTGCAATCTGGGAAAGAGCAGAGGACAAAGGCCGCCCTTGCCTTTTCTCCTTTGTAGGAAACGTCAACTCCACCGACGGTTTTCACGGTGCCGATGTCAAGAGGCCTCTCAACAACCCTCTTAGCGAGCTTCCCCTGGATCCGGGCTATTTTTTCAAAGTCCATCCTTCATT from Thermococcus zilligii AN1 includes:
- a CDS encoding metallophosphoesterase, whose amino-acid sequence is MDLMELRNFSLSLNTSLGRTLIMADPHLGFELSRGLRIRTRFEETLSEFILLEDPELVIILGDLKEPLGLSFEMKSVLNRFFEKIRDFNVVITKGNHDGRLEEVTQKFPGVKIVDHFLLDGLLFLHGHKQLPGVEFSEGYLGHVHPAYTFKGVTAKKIKVFVRIGKFLIFPTINPFLEGLDIRSGIKLVPFLREAKDADLFLPEGVYIGKVEL
- a CDS encoding endonuclease V, with the protein product MDFEKIARIQGKLAKRVVERPLDIGTVKTVGGVDVSYKGEKARAAFVLCSFPDCRLLRFRTVETEVAFPYVPTFFFLRETKPAIMAIGKEKPGVLLVEGQGKAHPRGYGLASHIGLVLGIPTIGVAKKPLRGSPPGSWARVGKAYVSVGHLVDLASAVEIVKALSLDGYPLPLKLADRFSKGAEDEARKDPASH
- a CDS encoding DUF120 domain-containing protein — its product is MRLEKTLLLIEIADMGAVGEKREITLRELAERFSVSPQTVLRVLDELEREGMIARHVEGRKTYLEVSEKGLSFLEKLCERLEKVLYGGVILGEVVSGLGEGSYYVKLYSERIKEYLGFEPYPGTLNVRVIFPKTIFDALASVRPILIPGFVKDGRTFGDVKAYPVRINGIGGAIVIPSRTVHPPRIAEVIAPVNLRDSLGLKDGDRVKIKVVAEGE
- a CDS encoding PRC-barrel domain-containing protein encodes the protein MVTRLSKIYGKQIYNTKGNYVGYVDEILIEVEDGRGRVVALALPGEKVGIPYEQVVAIGDIILVKAKDE